In Desulfosediminicola ganghwensis, a single window of DNA contains:
- a CDS encoding MopE-related protein, translating into MRKFILCSALVLVMTALSGAAVMAAKPVDNDGDGVTERSDCNDNNALIYPGAAEICTDGLDNNCDGLIDRADPTCTAGVCSDADGDGYGFPADPSCSYTQEDCNDTLASINPGASEVCDNGVDDNCDGLTDTADPACGTNPHASNTWQNYPLDCLSCHDQQFNEMADSTHYWWVGDTTEMANQNGTLQGKLTNSVNSYCINILGDWPVCGKCHVGRGKRPDDPQADKTNIDCLACHNEDYAMARTRLADGSMAPSLAGVENPTAEELQVLDGYTQNINAPTRKNCLKCHAFAGGGNAVKRGDLSMSGTDLHGATLLEGTDNNSDPNFDVHMNVMASDLKCQSCHVFQNHKTIGRGSDLRPTDDLARGSEVKCVTCHAGFDVDGGHAAAGANRTDADRHVSKVACQSCHIDHYAKVATELNRDWRYSHDGTPADGTNGPGHPELTIGEDLSPVYKFWNRLSDNYLLGDVAVIDPETGAYPTSRPIGDINDGKLYPFKYKTGVQPMVSSDSKLVALDTYEYLAGSGDVDQAVQSGLVNMGYPSTEPVEWVTTDTYQLLNHGIAPAANVDCAKCHGDLDLATFSELDNLGYALKGPKAQICSQCHREKNLKSDHPGMHNHVDKGVGMDCLFCHSFSRQEERGGISPCDSNATDFVDTNPFAHPECSQ; encoded by the coding sequence ATGCGAAAGTTCATTTTGTGTTCTGCGCTAGTGCTCGTGATGACAGCCTTGTCAGGAGCAGCAGTAATGGCGGCAAAACCGGTGGATAACGATGGTGACGGGGTTACTGAAAGGAGTGATTGCAATGACAATAATGCTCTGATTTATCCTGGTGCTGCGGAAATTTGCACCGATGGGTTAGACAATAATTGCGATGGTCTCATCGACAGAGCTGATCCCACTTGTACAGCCGGGGTCTGTTCTGATGCTGATGGAGACGGCTATGGTTTTCCTGCTGATCCGAGCTGTAGCTATACCCAGGAAGATTGTAACGATACCCTTGCAAGCATCAATCCGGGCGCGAGCGAAGTTTGTGATAATGGGGTGGATGACAACTGTGATGGCCTGACCGACACGGCTGATCCTGCGTGTGGCACAAACCCGCATGCTTCTAACACCTGGCAGAATTACCCGCTGGACTGTCTGAGTTGTCATGATCAGCAGTTCAACGAAATGGCAGATTCAACCCATTACTGGTGGGTTGGAGATACCACGGAGATGGCTAATCAGAATGGCACCTTGCAGGGCAAGCTGACCAATTCTGTGAATAGCTACTGTATCAATATTCTCGGAGACTGGCCGGTCTGCGGTAAATGCCACGTAGGGCGCGGAAAGAGACCGGATGACCCCCAGGCGGATAAGACCAACATCGACTGTCTGGCGTGCCACAATGAGGATTATGCCATGGCAAGAACTCGTCTTGCCGACGGCTCCATGGCCCCGAGTCTGGCTGGAGTGGAGAATCCGACTGCTGAAGAGCTTCAGGTTCTTGATGGTTACACCCAAAATATTAATGCGCCCACCAGGAAAAACTGCCTGAAGTGTCATGCCTTTGCAGGCGGTGGCAATGCGGTCAAGCGCGGCGATCTTTCCATGTCCGGCACCGATCTGCATGGAGCTACCCTGTTGGAAGGTACCGACAATAACAGCGATCCAAACTTTGATGTTCATATGAATGTCATGGCTTCAGACCTGAAATGTCAGTCGTGTCATGTATTCCAGAACCATAAAACTATTGGTCGCGGTTCGGACCTGCGTCCGACAGATGACCTGGCCCGTGGCAGCGAGGTGAAGTGCGTTACCTGCCATGCCGGCTTTGATGTAGATGGCGGACATGCCGCGGCAGGTGCCAACCGTACCGATGCAGATCGGCACGTGAGCAAAGTTGCCTGCCAGTCCTGTCATATTGATCATTATGCGAAAGTGGCCACTGAACTCAACAGAGACTGGCGTTACAGCCATGACGGTACCCCGGCGGATGGCACCAATGGTCCCGGACATCCGGAGTTGACTATCGGGGAAGACTTGTCGCCGGTATATAAATTCTGGAATAGGTTGAGTGACAACTATCTGCTTGGGGATGTAGCGGTAATTGACCCGGAGACCGGGGCATACCCGACCTCTCGCCCAATTGGCGATATCAATGACGGCAAACTCTACCCTTTTAAGTATAAAACCGGAGTTCAGCCAATGGTCAGCAGCGACAGCAAACTGGTCGCTTTGGATACTTATGAATATCTGGCAGGCAGTGGTGATGTTGATCAGGCGGTGCAGTCCGGTCTGGTGAACATGGGATACCCGTCGACTGAGCCGGTCGAGTGGGTAACCACCGATACCTACCAGCTGCTCAATCACGGTATCGCTCCTGCGGCCAATGTAGATTGTGCCAAGTGCCATGGTGATCTCGATCTGGCCACTTTCAGTGAACTTGATAATCTCGGTTATGCGCTGAAAGGACCAAAGGCTCAGATCTGTTCACAGTGTCACCGCGAGAAAAATCTCAAGTCGGATCATCCAGGAATGCACAACCATGTCGACAAAGGAGTAGGGATGGATTGTCTGTTCTGCCACAGTTTCAGCAGACAGGAAGAACGT
- a CDS encoding flavodoxin has translation MARALVVYGSTTGNTEMVAGKISEVLGEKGVEVTVKNVFDTKVAELGNGYDLTVLGASTWGMEEIEFQEDFEPFFEEMKSAELSTKKVALFGCGDSSYEYFCGAVDELESLMEKLEAKVVNEPLRIDGDPEDVHSEIEEWAEEVASAV, from the coding sequence ATGGCACGCGCTTTAGTGGTTTATGGTTCAACGACCGGAAATACAGAGATGGTGGCAGGTAAAATAAGTGAAGTTCTCGGCGAGAAAGGTGTCGAGGTAACTGTTAAAAATGTTTTCGACACCAAGGTGGCTGAACTTGGCAATGGCTACGATCTTACTGTACTCGGGGCTTCGACCTGGGGAATGGAAGAGATCGAATTTCAGGAGGATTTTGAGCCGTTTTTTGAAGAGATGAAGTCGGCAGAGCTGTCGACTAAGAAGGTGGCACTCTTTGGCTGTGGCGACTCCAGCTATGAGTATTTCTGCGGTGCGGTGGATGAACTCGAGTCACTCATGGAAAAACTTGAGGCAAAGGTGGTGAATGAGCCTCTTCGCATTGACGGAGATCCGGAAGATGTTCACTCAGAGATAGAAGAGTGGGCCGAGGAGGTAGCCTCAGCGGTTTAA
- a CDS encoding DUF2325 domain-containing protein has protein sequence MKGDIELVEESKSCNGRSVRKKLWQLEQRYHCSLIGICLSRNDLRSFSQRKSYGISSKANDFEIHQHLTGIASLRSTQSRVLHKMLDHKYSQAVRRYSSCSDDEAIRAQWEEDQRAGRVAGAYWAIMTSGVCSSRLLDRVYGDSHMISFETFSSQLQRNRKVQDLRSKLLKMKEQAALKQRVFADESKLREEIAVQLQLERSEMEALKREMSDLAAVNSLLQKEISQNVPQALTKLRNELELLKSQNDDLKAENAQILGECKGLEQQADKSEKEAGDQLKNLKELTLENHSLKAELAAIEAMLRSDGTAVSPCDDCGDFSAGQCIGPDLCGKTILYVGGRHNMICHYREMVENRGGNFLHHDGGRENSRQLLPKMLNGADAVLCPVDCISHDACSRVKKECKKYQKKFVIMRSSGLSSLARGLGMIQV, from the coding sequence ATGAAGGGTGACATTGAGTTGGTGGAAGAGTCTAAAAGTTGCAACGGGCGGAGTGTCCGGAAAAAGTTGTGGCAGCTGGAGCAGCGGTATCACTGTTCGCTGATTGGAATCTGTTTAAGCCGCAACGATCTGCGATCCTTTTCCCAGAGAAAATCGTATGGGATAAGCAGCAAAGCAAATGATTTTGAGATTCACCAACATCTTACCGGGATAGCGTCTCTGCGTTCAACTCAATCCAGGGTACTTCATAAAATGCTGGACCATAAATACAGCCAGGCGGTCCGGCGCTACAGCAGTTGCAGTGATGATGAGGCAATAAGGGCCCAATGGGAAGAAGATCAGCGGGCAGGCAGGGTTGCCGGAGCATATTGGGCGATTATGACCAGTGGCGTCTGTAGTTCCCGCTTACTTGATCGGGTCTATGGTGACTCTCATATGATCAGTTTCGAGACATTTTCCTCCCAGCTCCAACGTAACAGAAAGGTGCAGGACCTGCGTTCAAAATTGCTCAAAATGAAAGAACAGGCAGCTTTGAAGCAGCGAGTTTTTGCAGATGAGAGCAAGCTCAGAGAAGAGATCGCCGTTCAATTGCAGCTTGAGCGGAGTGAAATGGAAGCGTTGAAGCGGGAAATGAGCGATCTGGCTGCTGTGAACAGTCTCCTGCAGAAAGAGATCAGTCAAAATGTTCCGCAAGCATTAACAAAACTGCGCAATGAGTTGGAGCTCCTGAAATCACAAAATGATGATCTGAAAGCTGAAAACGCTCAGATCTTAGGTGAATGTAAGGGCCTTGAACAGCAGGCTGACAAAAGCGAGAAAGAGGCAGGTGACCAGCTGAAGAATCTCAAGGAACTCACGCTTGAGAATCACAGCCTGAAAGCGGAACTCGCTGCCATTGAAGCAATGCTGAGAAGTGATGGTACGGCAGTATCTCCATGTGACGATTGTGGTGACTTTTCTGCAGGCCAATGTATAGGGCCGGATCTGTGCGGGAAAACGATACTCTATGTTGGTGGTCGCCACAATATGATCTGCCACTACCGGGAAATGGTGGAAAACAGGGGTGGTAATTTCCTCCATCATGACGGTGGTCGGGAAAATTCACGTCAGCTTCTGCCGAAGATGCTCAATGGCGCGGACGCTGTTTTATGCCCGGTCGATTGTATAAGTCACGATGCCTGTAGCCGGGTAAAGAAAGAGTGTAAAAAATACCAGAAAAAATTCGTCATTATGAGGAGTTCGGGGCTCTCTTCACTCGCAAGAGGGTTGGGGATGATTCAAGTATGA
- a CDS encoding efflux RND transporter periplasmic adaptor subunit, producing MKRQYLKPTSIGVAMLLLLPLLLSGCKESEQTKASAPAMPPPAIDIATITTQPYTSTVELPGRISPVRVADVRARVAGIVLSRNFEEGADVDRGQILFQIDPAPFEAALAQAKASLAQADASFFQAQAEYNRSEPLNKIGAISPQEFDAATANLKAAEAAKKSALAQIKTAELNLGYATVVAPISGRIGRALVTEGALVGQGEATAMAKIQQLDPIYADFSQPLSDYLRMKSTRTDNDAPVSINLDEIDYTQEGRFLFSDVNVDRTTSQVSLRGEFANPQGLLLPNMFVQVTVELESFPEAVFIPQRAVTLTSTGNATVFVVDAQAVTTVREVVTGKMQGSEWQIIEGLSAGDQVIVNGADKIRPGMQLDISAITDQNTSQIAKK from the coding sequence ATGAAACGTCAGTACCTCAAGCCTACTTCCATCGGAGTGGCCATGCTGCTCTTACTTCCCCTGCTGCTCAGTGGATGCAAAGAAAGCGAGCAAACCAAAGCCAGTGCACCAGCAATGCCGCCACCTGCAATCGACATCGCCACGATAACAACTCAGCCCTACACCTCGACCGTTGAACTTCCCGGTAGAATCTCTCCAGTGCGTGTCGCAGATGTTCGTGCCCGCGTTGCCGGCATCGTCTTGAGCCGTAACTTCGAAGAAGGTGCAGACGTTGACAGAGGACAGATCCTGTTCCAGATAGACCCGGCACCTTTCGAAGCCGCCCTGGCCCAGGCAAAAGCTAGCCTGGCACAGGCGGACGCAAGTTTTTTCCAGGCACAGGCCGAGTATAATCGCTCTGAGCCGTTAAATAAAATCGGCGCCATCAGTCCACAGGAATTTGATGCAGCAACCGCAAATCTGAAAGCGGCCGAAGCTGCCAAAAAATCTGCCCTGGCCCAGATTAAGACCGCCGAGCTCAACCTTGGCTACGCCACCGTAGTGGCCCCCATCTCCGGCCGCATCGGACGTGCACTTGTCACTGAGGGTGCCCTTGTCGGGCAGGGTGAAGCTACAGCTATGGCAAAGATTCAGCAACTTGATCCCATCTATGCCGACTTCTCCCAACCGCTCTCCGACTATCTGCGTATGAAGTCTACCCGCACCGATAATGACGCACCTGTTTCCATTAATCTGGATGAAATTGACTATACCCAGGAAGGCCGTTTCCTATTCTCCGATGTAAATGTAGACCGCACCACCAGTCAGGTGAGCCTGAGAGGCGAATTTGCCAACCCTCAGGGCCTGCTGCTGCCGAACATGTTCGTTCAGGTCACTGTGGAGCTTGAGTCATTTCCCGAGGCGGTTTTCATCCCTCAAAGAGCTGTAACCCTAACCAGTACAGGAAATGCCACAGTATTTGTTGTTGATGCCCAGGCCGTTACGACTGTGAGAGAGGTGGTTACCGGCAAAATGCAAGGCAGTGAGTGGCAGATTATCGAAGGCCTCAGCGCCGGCGACCAGGTAATTGTTAACGGTGCAGACAAAATCCGCCCCGGTATGCAGCTGGACATCTCCGCTATAACCGATCAGAACACCAGTCAAATCGCCAAAAAGTAA
- a CDS encoding efflux RND transporter permease subunit — MSRFFIERPKFAWVVAIFIAMAGLLAIPNLPVERYPQVAPPQISVGVFYPGASAETLNDSVIGLIEEEINGADGLLYFESTSNSNGSGEITITFGPGTDADMAQVDIQNRIRRAEPRLPEVVRNQGINVDKASAGFLMVYALNYHEGAQDTNVQRLADYAARNINNDIRRIPGVGRVQFFTSESAMRVWLDPQKLISYNLSVTDISQAIASQNIQVPAGSFGDRPSPTSQELTATLMVDGTMITPEEFGNIVLISKDDGSAVHLRDVSRIEIGPESYNISSRVNSIGGAVAAVQLAPGANAIATADAIKERLEELSKNFPDDIQYSIPYDTSKFVKVAIEKVIYTLLEAVLLVFLVMFLFLQNFRYTIIPTIVVPICLLGTFALMEVLGFSINMMTMFGMVLAIGILVDDAIVVVENVERIMAEEGLSPREATIQAMKQISGAIVGITLVLAAVFFPLAFMDGSVGVIYQQFSISLAISIIFSGFLALSLTPALCATMLKPISGNHGEEKGGFFGMFNRSFNRLTNGYVGLTNGLVRRTGRVMIIYAVILGALGYTYLRMPESFVPDEDQGLALVNVQLPAGATYNRTLEVMENVEKFFLSQPEVLNVVSINGFSFSGQGQNAGLAFVELKDWSERSKEQSVANLIAKANGYFFTTNKDGMVFSVNPPAVDGLGAMGGFSLRVLDYNGTDRAEFRSTLNTLLQEANSSSIVRQSRIEGLPDAPQLRLDIDRQKAEVLGVDFSAIRTVLSTSYGSATINEFVRDGRVQRVVVQAGGEHRLTPESLDQLYVQNRMGEDVPLKSFVSTSWETGPVQFNRYNGFDAFKVAGDAQVGSSSGQAMIEMERIVDLLPTWVGSEWTGLSYQEKLAGDQALYLFALALLIVFLLLVALYESWAIPFSVMLIVPIGAIGAVLATMVLQMENDVYFKVGLITIIGLSAKNAILIVEFAKDLYAQGQGLLEATVTASKLRFRPIIMTSMAFTLGVVPLATSTGAGSASQRAIGTGVIGGMTSATIFGVLFIPVLFVFVLKVFGIDRKKQEAIANTESSQATLPEAETAKGAE, encoded by the coding sequence ATGTCTAGGTTTTTTATCGAAAGACCCAAATTTGCATGGGTCGTCGCTATCTTTATCGCAATGGCAGGCCTCTTGGCTATTCCCAACCTGCCCGTTGAGCGATATCCACAGGTAGCCCCCCCGCAGATCAGCGTTGGTGTTTTTTATCCCGGAGCTTCGGCTGAAACCCTGAATGATTCAGTTATCGGCCTTATCGAGGAAGAAATAAACGGTGCCGACGGACTGCTCTATTTTGAATCTACCAGTAACTCCAATGGCTCAGGTGAAATCACCATTACCTTCGGGCCTGGTACTGACGCAGACATGGCTCAGGTTGATATCCAGAACCGTATCCGCCGGGCTGAGCCCCGGTTGCCCGAAGTGGTCCGAAATCAGGGAATCAATGTAGACAAGGCCAGTGCCGGCTTTCTCATGGTTTATGCCCTGAATTACCATGAAGGTGCTCAAGATACCAATGTTCAGCGACTCGCCGATTACGCTGCCCGAAATATCAACAACGATATCAGGCGAATTCCCGGTGTCGGTCGCGTGCAGTTTTTTACCAGCGAAAGTGCCATGCGTGTCTGGCTTGACCCGCAGAAACTGATAAGCTACAACCTTTCAGTGACTGATATCAGCCAGGCCATTGCTTCACAGAACATTCAGGTTCCCGCAGGTAGTTTCGGTGACAGACCAAGCCCCACCAGCCAGGAGCTGACTGCCACCCTCATGGTCGACGGTACCATGATCACCCCGGAAGAATTTGGCAATATTGTACTGATCTCCAAAGATGACGGTTCCGCTGTTCATCTTCGAGATGTCTCCCGAATTGAAATCGGACCGGAATCCTATAATATATCTTCCCGGGTGAATAGTATCGGCGGCGCGGTTGCCGCCGTCCAGCTTGCTCCGGGGGCCAACGCCATCGCCACCGCCGACGCCATCAAGGAAAGGCTGGAAGAGCTTTCCAAAAACTTCCCGGATGATATCCAGTATTCGATTCCTTACGATACTTCCAAGTTCGTCAAGGTCGCCATTGAAAAAGTAATATACACCCTGCTGGAAGCCGTGCTGCTGGTATTCCTGGTGATGTTTCTTTTTCTGCAAAACTTTCGCTACACGATTATTCCCACCATCGTTGTACCGATCTGCCTGCTTGGTACCTTCGCCCTGATGGAAGTGCTCGGCTTCTCAATCAACATGATGACCATGTTCGGCATGGTTCTGGCCATCGGTATTCTGGTAGATGATGCCATTGTTGTGGTCGAGAACGTTGAACGCATTATGGCTGAAGAGGGACTCTCGCCCCGAGAGGCCACCATTCAGGCCATGAAACAGATTTCCGGCGCCATTGTAGGTATCACCCTGGTACTTGCCGCCGTGTTCTTCCCGCTGGCATTTATGGACGGTTCGGTTGGTGTTATTTACCAGCAGTTCTCCATATCGCTGGCGATCTCCATTATTTTCTCCGGTTTTCTTGCTCTGTCCCTCACTCCCGCGCTCTGTGCCACCATGCTTAAACCGATTTCCGGCAATCATGGTGAGGAGAAGGGAGGCTTTTTCGGGATGTTCAACCGCTCCTTCAACAGGTTGACCAATGGTTATGTCGGGCTGACCAACGGCCTGGTCCGTAGAACCGGCCGGGTCATGATTATCTATGCAGTAATCCTCGGTGCCCTCGGCTATACCTATCTCCGAATGCCGGAATCATTCGTTCCGGATGAGGATCAGGGGCTGGCATTGGTCAATGTCCAGCTCCCCGCCGGTGCGACCTACAACCGGACCCTCGAGGTGATGGAAAATGTCGAGAAATTTTTCCTCTCCCAACCGGAAGTATTGAATGTTGTTTCGATTAACGGCTTCAGTTTCTCCGGACAGGGCCAGAATGCAGGTCTGGCCTTTGTTGAATTGAAGGATTGGTCTGAAAGAAGCAAGGAACAATCGGTCGCAAACCTTATTGCTAAAGCCAATGGTTATTTCTTTACCACCAATAAGGACGGTATGGTCTTCTCTGTGAATCCACCGGCCGTAGATGGTCTTGGTGCCATGGGCGGTTTTTCACTTCGCGTACTGGATTACAACGGCACCGACCGGGCCGAGTTCAGATCTACGCTGAATACCCTGCTGCAGGAAGCAAACAGTTCATCCATTGTGCGTCAGAGCCGAATCGAAGGATTGCCGGACGCACCTCAGCTTCGCCTCGATATCGACCGTCAAAAAGCAGAAGTGCTTGGAGTTGATTTCAGTGCAATTCGTACCGTTTTATCTACCTCCTACGGCTCTGCGACGATCAACGAATTTGTTCGTGACGGCCGTGTTCAGCGTGTTGTGGTTCAGGCTGGCGGAGAGCACAGACTTACCCCGGAAAGCCTCGACCAGCTCTATGTGCAGAACAGGATGGGAGAGGACGTGCCTCTGAAATCATTTGTCAGTACCTCCTGGGAAACCGGCCCGGTCCAGTTTAACCGTTACAACGGCTTTGACGCGTTCAAGGTAGCTGGTGACGCCCAGGTCGGCAGCAGCTCCGGTCAGGCAATGATCGAGATGGAACGTATCGTCGATCTGCTGCCAACCTGGGTTGGTTCGGAGTGGACAGGTCTCTCCTATCAGGAAAAACTCGCCGGTGACCAGGCATTGTACCTCTTTGCCCTGGCACTGCTGATCGTTTTCCTGCTGCTTGTCGCCCTGTATGAGAGCTGGGCCATCCCGTTTTCGGTAATGCTCATCGTTCCAATCGGCGCGATTGGTGCTGTTCTGGCAACAATGGTTCTGCAAATGGAGAACGATGTCTACTTCAAGGTAGGTCTTATCACCATTATCGGTCTCTCTGCCAAGAACGCAATTTTGATCGTTGAATTTGCAAAAGACCTCTACGCCCAGGGGCAAGGCTTACTTGAGGCGACAGTTACAGCCTCAAAGCTCCGCTTTCGCCCCATCATCATGACCTCCATGGCATTCACCCTGGGTGTTGTGCCCCTGGCGACCTCTACCGGAGCCGGTTCAGCTAGCCAGAGAGCGATCGGAACAGGTGTAATCGGCGGGATGACCAGTGCAACAATATTTGGCGTGCTCTTTATTCCGGTACTGTTTGTATTTGTCTTGAAGGTATTCGGCATAGATCGCAAAAAGCAGGAGGCAATCGCCAACACAGAATCATCTCAGGCAACTCTGCCTGAGGCGGAAACTGCAAAAGGAGCGGAATAA
- a CDS encoding efflux transporter outer membrane subunit, with product MKRTLFNTSALAISGLMMAVLVAGCSMKPAYERPDSTAPAAWPEQTAASQNPGVGVSISVLDWQDFVLDMELRQLVDNALEHNHDLREAVLNIEAARAQYRIQRSDRLPGIDGQAGSTSQRIPASLNGTGDSSNVTTYQVGLGVTAYELDLFGRVRDLSEAALESYFATEEAARATKISLIAGVIQAYISRAGAQERHDLTKQTFETRQVSLDIISKQRKVGSTSDLDYLEAKGLAEQAQADLEVAARELAQTDNGLALLTGVPVEQLPKPKGTDNRIIQEQLAPGLPSELLTRRPDILAAEHRLIASNANIGAARAAFYPRITLTGSFGTASGDLADLFSSGSTAWQFMPQLNLPIFNYGSNKANLNLNKVRNEISIVQYEKAIESAFREVADALVDRETFAREENARKALAESSSHSLQLSEARYRHGVDSHLRYLDAQRRDFTNQLGLIQTRTQRQIALVNLFRALGGGWDPSHTEPVASVD from the coding sequence ATGAAACGAACTCTCTTTAACACCTCTGCTCTCGCAATCTCCGGACTCATGATGGCGGTGCTGGTTGCAGGCTGTTCCATGAAACCAGCCTATGAGCGCCCCGATTCCACTGCTCCTGCCGCCTGGCCTGAGCAGACAGCGGCCTCGCAGAACCCCGGCGTAGGGGTTTCCATCTCTGTACTGGACTGGCAGGATTTCGTGCTTGACATGGAGTTACGCCAGCTGGTTGATAATGCCCTGGAACATAACCATGATCTGCGTGAAGCTGTGCTGAACATCGAAGCAGCCAGGGCGCAATATCGAATCCAGCGCTCAGACCGGCTCCCCGGAATAGATGGCCAGGCAGGCTCCACCAGCCAGAGAATACCGGCAAGCCTCAACGGCACAGGCGACTCCAGCAACGTTACCACCTACCAGGTCGGCCTTGGTGTGACTGCCTATGAGCTTGATCTTTTCGGCCGGGTACGTGACCTCTCGGAGGCTGCTCTCGAAAGCTACTTTGCAACGGAAGAAGCGGCCCGCGCCACCAAGATAAGTCTTATTGCCGGGGTGATCCAGGCCTACATCAGCCGTGCCGGTGCCCAGGAGCGTCACGACCTGACCAAGCAGACTTTCGAGACCCGCCAGGTCTCCCTGGATATTATTTCCAAACAGCGCAAAGTCGGCTCAACTTCAGACCTCGATTACTTAGAGGCCAAGGGCCTGGCTGAACAGGCCCAGGCCGACCTTGAAGTTGCAGCCCGCGAACTTGCCCAGACTGACAATGGTCTGGCCCTCCTGACAGGGGTGCCGGTTGAACAACTCCCGAAACCCAAGGGAACCGATAACCGGATAATCCAGGAGCAACTTGCACCGGGTCTGCCCTCCGAGTTGTTGACCAGACGGCCCGATATCCTGGCGGCTGAACACCGGCTTATTGCCAGTAACGCCAACATCGGTGCGGCACGGGCTGCATTTTACCCGCGAATCACCCTCACCGGCTCATTCGGCACCGCCAGCGGCGACCTGGCTGATCTCTTTTCTTCAGGTTCCACAGCCTGGCAGTTCATGCCGCAGTTGAACCTGCCGATTTTCAACTACGGCAGCAACAAGGCCAACCTGAACCTGAACAAGGTGCGTAACGAGATTTCCATCGTTCAGTACGAAAAGGCTATTGAGTCCGCATTCCGTGAAGTAGCAGACGCCCTTGTCGACCGTGAGACCTTTGCCCGTGAGGAAAATGCCCGCAAGGCTCTGGCTGAATCCTCGAGCCACTCGCTGCAATTGTCCGAGGCCAGGTATCGTCATGGTGTCGACAGCCATCTCAGGTATCTGGACGCCCAGCGCCGGGATTTCACCAACCAGCTTGGCCTGATCCAGACCAGGACTCAAAGACAGATCGCCTTGGTCAACCTGTTCAGGGCGCTGGGTGGAGGGTGGGATCCCAGCCACACCGAACCAGTAGCGTCCGTCGACTGA
- a CDS encoding response regulator transcription factor, whose amino-acid sequence MSISILLVEDDIDLAETVVQYLEYEEISADHAFNGEAGLNLARQSDYDVIVLDVMLPRLDGLSVCSRLREDGVDVPVLMLTARGTLDDKLAGFEAGTDDYLAKPFELAELSARIKVLAKRRSGETKKLVVGKLTMDLNRREAYRGEKLLKLTPTCWELLEVLMRRSPAVVSRSSLEEALWGNDRPESNSLKVHMHKLRQQVDGASDFPMIQTVPGHGFVLRNNESS is encoded by the coding sequence ATGTCAATTTCCATCCTGCTCGTGGAAGACGATATAGACCTTGCCGAGACAGTAGTCCAGTATCTTGAATATGAAGAGATCTCCGCCGATCACGCTTTCAACGGCGAGGCCGGCCTGAACCTTGCCCGTCAAAGCGACTATGATGTAATAGTACTCGATGTCATGCTCCCGAGGCTGGACGGTCTTTCTGTCTGCTCACGCTTGCGGGAAGACGGAGTTGATGTACCGGTACTGATGCTCACGGCCAGGGGCACGCTGGACGACAAACTCGCCGGATTTGAAGCGGGCACCGACGACTATCTTGCCAAACCGTTCGAGCTGGCCGAACTTTCGGCGAGGATAAAAGTGCTCGCTAAACGCAGAAGCGGAGAAACCAAAAAACTCGTAGTGGGCAAGCTCACCATGGATCTCAATCGCCGGGAAGCATATCGGGGTGAAAAACTCCTGAAACTGACCCCTACCTGCTGGGAACTCCTTGAAGTGCTCATGCGCCGCTCTCCTGCCGTGGTCAGCCGCTCCAGCCTGGAAGAGGCACTCTGGGGAAATGACAGACCTGAAAGCAACAGCCTCAAGGTCCACATGCACAAGCTCAGGCAACAGGTGGATGGAGCTTCCGATTTCCCTATGATTCAGACCGTTCCAGGTCACGGTTTTGTCTTGAGGAACAATGAAAGTTCATAG